One Zeugodacus cucurbitae isolate PBARC_wt_2022May chromosome 3, idZeuCucr1.2, whole genome shotgun sequence genomic region harbors:
- the LOC105220288 gene encoding protein FAM98A, giving the protein MDYELELVDSLSALAYEGPCLKADGLVKALEGGPRDSNFRELIGWLTQELHVLRKTDEHVAELQDQSEFSMELSAMLKELGCPYQRFVAGPLSERFETREACAQLLDYLLTELMATKMTYRLRPAQQTLIIPKTETNTARSLEQLSRDVGLGKPPDNVSPKAYFDKLNFKIEELIRQAKPGILSEPLLNLKQPLTEAQWKELDAIHSDLDAEYNMRRQMLLTRLEVTIQSFQWSDKMCSRENEIAGRYQKKLQELEHLRYGNEDTNIVAFLAARADLAVIEKTSSVQVRKNTGCKIQKHVIGSVPDRGGRAHEHAPPPPEMPSWQQRSAGPAGGGGNFRGGRGGGGGRGGGGHWQQYSNAPQQQRQLQQFDQRQSSDQGRNQNWISGSGRVQGSGWSQHNNNGSNFQGNGGRGGGGDNSFRGRSNYHRGGSGGGARR; this is encoded by the exons ATGGATTATGAATTAGAGTTGGTCGACTCCTTGTCAGCATTAGCTTATGAGGGTCCGTGCCTGAAAGCGGATGGGTTAGTTAAAGCGCTAGAAGGCGGCCCTCGCGATTCTAATTTCCGTGAACTTATTGGTTGGTTAACGCAAGAACTGCATGTATTGCGAAAAACTGATGAGCATGTGGCAGAATTACAGGATCAAAGTGAATTTTCTATGGAACTTTCTGCTATGCTGAAAGAACTTGGATGTCCTTACCAACGTTTTGTTGCTGGCCCATTATCCGAAAGGTTCGAAACTCGAGAGGCTTGTGCTCAGCTGCTCGACTACCTTTTAACAGAATTAATGGCAACAAAAATGACTTATCGTTTGCGACCTGCCCAACAAACACTTATTATTCCTAAAACCGAAACTAATACTGCGCGTTCACTCGAACAACTGTCTCGTGATGTGGGACTAGGTAAACCACCAGACAATGTGTCGCCAAAAGCCTATTTCgataaacttaattttaaaattgaagaaCTAATTCGGCAAGCCAAACCCGGTATTTTGAGTGAACCGttattgaatttaaaacaaCCTCTAACTGAAGCACAGTGGAAAGAGTTGGACGCAATACATTCTGATCTAGATGCGGAATATAATATGCGTAGACAAATGTTATTGACACGTCTTGAAGTAACTATACAAAGTTTTCAATGGTCGGATAAAATGTGTTCGAGAGAAAATGAAATTGCTGGACGTTATCAAAAGAAATTGCAAGAATTAGAACATTTACGCTATGGTAATGAAGATACAAACATTGTAGCTTTTCTTGCTGCACGTGCAGATTTGGCAGTTATTGAAAAAACAAGTTCTGTACAAGTGCGGAAAAACACAGGTTGTAAAATACAGAAACATGTAATAGGAAGTGTGCCAGATCGTGGTGGGCGAGCGCATGAACACGCTCCTCCGCCTCCAGAAATGCCTTCATGGCAACAACGTTCTGCGGGACCTGCAGGTGGAGGAGGAAATTTTCGTGGTGGAAGAGGTGGAGGTGGGGGCCGTGGTGGGGGTGGCCACTGGCAGCAATATTCAAacgcaccacaacaacaacgccaattGCAACAATTCGATCAACGTCAATCTAGCGATCAA GGTCGGAACCAGAATTGGATAAGCGGTAGTGGACGAGTTCAAGGTAGCGGCTGGTCCCAGCATAATAATAACGGAAGCAATTTTCAAGGTAATGGTGGACGCGGCGGTGGTGGTGACAATTCTTTCCGAGGACGCTCAAATTACCATCGTGGAGGTTCTGGTGGTGGTGCCCGtcgttaa
- the LOC105220287 gene encoding cilia- and flagella-associated protein 20, whose translation MFRSRHQKGCFSVFYSLGSSPLQFWSTHIQNGYVKRVVDEDVKSVVMEIMGSNVSTTYITGPRDPKMSFGIKLPFLVLLIKNLHKYFTFEVKILDDQRFMRRFRVSNFQSKTSVKPFCTAMPMGMSPGWNQIHFNLADFTRRAYGTNYMETVRLQIHANVRIRRIYFTDRLYSEEDLPNEFRLVSKPAEKKKQRDYTIPAARPPSPAKSAATTERGGSPTGEPSAAEPSEIPTDTDIEKYY comes from the exons atgtttCGAAGTAGACATCAAAAAGGTTGTTTCTCTGTGTTTTACAGTTTAGGTAGCTCACCGTTACAGTTTTGGTCTACTCAT ATCCAAAATGGTTACGTTAAAAGGGTTGTAGATGAGGATGTCAAATCCGTTGTCATGGAGATTATGGGTTCAAATGTATCCACCACATATATAACAGGGCCTCGAGATCCTAAAATGTCCTTTGGCATCAAACTACCATTTTTAGTGCTGCTTATAaagaatttacataaatattttacttttgaggTTAAA ATTTTAGATGATCAACGGTTTATGCGACGTTTTCGGGTTTCGAATTTTCAAAGCAAAACATCTGTAAAGCCATTCTGCACGGCTATGCCAATGGGTATGTCTCCGGGTTGGAATCAAATTCATTTCAACCTAGCGGACTTTACACGCCGTGCCTATGGGACCAATTACATGGAAACCGTTCGTCTACAAATACATGCGAATGTACGCATACGGCGCATATACTTTACCGATCGCTTATATTCAGAAGAAGATCTGCCGAATGAATTCCGTTTGGTTTCGAAACCCgcggaaaagaaaaaacaacgcgATTATACAATTCCTGCTGCCCGTCCTCCATCGCCTGCGAAATCGGCTGCTACAACTGAACGTGGCGGGTCTCCGACTGGTGAGCCCTCAGCCGCTGAACCTTCAGAGATACCTACTGATAccgatattgaaaaatattattaa
- the LOC105220286 gene encoding ER membrane protein complex subunit 3, which produces MTELLIDPNIRVWVFLPIVLITFFVGVIRHYVSVLISSQKKAEITQIQDSQAMIRARLLRENGKYLTAHSFAMRKNFFNNEETGYFKTQKRAPVAQNSTAMLTDMVKGNFINVLPMVIIGGWINWMFSGFVTTKVPFPLTLRFKPMLQRGVELASLDAAWVSSASWYFLNVFGLRSIYTLVLGENNQADQTQAQADAMTGAAMTMPQDPKAAFKAEWEALEITEYHSALKNVEKDLLHHAFGNEVAIESSIRQ; this is translated from the exons ATGACGGAGTTACTCATAGATCCAAATATACGAGTATGGGTATTTCTTCCCATCGTGCTCATTACATTTTTTGTCGGTGTAATTCGACACTACGTCTCTGTGCTAATATCCTCACAGAAAAAAGCTGAAATCACACAAATTCAAGACAG cCAAGCAATGATTCGAGCACGACTCTTACGTGAAAATGGCAAATATCTTACTGCTCACTCGTTTGCTATGCGAAAGAACTTTTTCAATAACGAAGAAACTGGCTATTTCAAAACACAAAAGCGGGCACCTGTAGCCCAAAATTCAACAGCTATGTTAACAGATATGGTGAAAGGCAACTTCATAAATGTCCTGCCAATGGTAATTATCGGTGGCTGGATTAATTGGATGTTTTCAGGTTTCGTAACCACAAAAGTGCCTTTCCCGTTAACATTACGTTTTAAACCCATGTTGCAACGCGGTGTGGAACTTGCTTCCCTAGATGCTGCTTGGGTATCGTCAGCTTCATGGTATTTCCTTAATGTATTCGGGCTTCGATCTATATATACATTAGTACTTGGCGAAAACAATCAAGCAGATCAAACACAAGCACAAGCAGATGCAATGACTGGAGCAGCAATGACAATGCCCCAAGATCCTAAAGCAGCTTTTAAAGCTGAGTGGGAGGCTTTGGAAATCACCGAATATCATAGTGCGTTGAAAAATGTGGAAAAGGACCTTTTGCATCATGCGTTTGGAAATGAAGTGGCAATTGAGAGTAGCATTCGACAGTAA
- the LOC105220285 gene encoding protein dpy-30 homolog: MEKTERATTPQPAPDQQTPGDASSTATNQQSAAQPQCKRPRPDLSSLPTRQYLDQTVAPILLHGLQTLARERPADPISFLAAYLLKNKNRCEESIPENI; encoded by the coding sequence ATGGAAAAAACTGAAAGAGCAACAACCCCGCAACCTGCTCCAGATCAGCAGACTCCTGGTGATGCTTCTTCTACTGCAACAAATCAGCAGTCAGCTGCGCAACCTCAATGTAAAAGACCGCGTCCGGATTTGAGTTCACTGCCCACTCGTCAATATTTAGATCAAACTGTAGCGCCGATATTATTACACGGATTACAGACGTTAGCGCGAGAACGACCTGCAGATCCTATCAGTTTTTTGGCGGCATATctactgaaaaacaaaaatcgctGCGAGGAATCTATaccagaaaatatttaa
- the LOC105220284 gene encoding nonsense-mediated mRNA decay factor SMG8 codes for MPEFQSWKFPHIPADLAEQLFQNDEKLVVVGVIGKSAFSDCNKMISVGILDSDPSMLEHEPQEGNIQFYYNRKKSVLFLHFETTFDAACMQRMLEDELTHNTYGHFLLFNQRVRNRFARMLLFATQVCHLIVFVELSVTFDASLLMIFRALKIIRDKYVLKFLPKLVKNSSTGTFLGKSARLCTPRILFIFENYPDGYEKTIECISKLEFEVEDSIYKMLRNEFIITNNSAMSLFSIPSNKRFVYYNTDSAMRRDPLLKSISLLQTFLQKSNFKEDDEDDLEDLKPFRCFGKPLIQCNTEYKQQSAAEILRRKRNFMDLLMDHVNEALEMGFDDSSTKFKGKNHFVILPSKAWYDTFKMLHKIFIENPDNPNFEANDLDYKSYLENFDKLMDIDDEFFNACCDIGLQKAFAMYNNPTLTHYSNTVHKKLVEEAVTLYMKYARGTRTVVNENKLREMCERCWRNGKQQCEVPSLRGNPCILPKHIVKELSEHSSAHVFISTCNCGRTQGRREDPYTIRHANYEFYEYMANNCNLCAKVKKVHFPVFEPSINDYRAAEFEIGFPKLSIQDSIDLAQHHDLHSPKSVASDECSQPLTASQGTHTNLSLVSTDELNKIGVDADMPSSDDSLNELVIQVKDKNAQKAEEKERSIFRQPSTTEYLPGMVHTESPPGLLPRFPSWSLVCVGPSSVYSHNTGLLEHFQSGFLSGANFLLPWDVHVRLEHSASWAYEKSRIRKMGEVHILKIFVGCEYECPRGHRFMMSSADKILRGGSGILRDSGSKVVYNNMPLYFPCPCRSHKADVAQLMRVHVVTPKAPVNVILDPKVRTGEREYIFSMGLPNQPKLTQSAYWILRLPYIYQGDEGPITPPCEITATNALNYGCLLAGMFGVSETELDD; via the exons ATGCCTGAATTCCAAAGTTGGAAGTTTCCTCACATTCCTGCAGATTTGGC cgAACAACTGTTCCAAAATGATGAAAAATTGGTTGTGGTCGGCGTTATAGGAAAGTCGGCATTTTCGGATTGCAATAAAATGATATCGGTGGGTATTTTGGACAGTGATCCCAGCATGTTGGAACATGAACCCCAAGAG GGCAACATTCAATTCTATTATAATCGGAAGAAGTCAGTGCTCTTTTTGCACTTTGAAACAACATTTGATGCGGCGTGTATGCAGAGAATGCTCGAAGATGAATTAACTCATAATACTTATGGACATTTCTTATTGTTCAATCAGCGTGTGCGTAATCGCTTTGCCCGTATGCTTCTTTTTGCAACACAAGTCTGTCACTTAATAGTCTTCGTTGAATTAAGTGTAACTTTCGATGCATCTCTACTAATGATTTTTAgagctttaaaaataataag GGACAAATATGTGCTAAAATTCTTACCAAAACTTGTAAAAAACTCGAGCACAGGTACATTTTTGGGCAAATCTGCGCGCCTGTGTACACCACGCATCTTATTTATCTTCGAAAACTATCCGGATGGTTATG aaaaaacaaTTGAATGTATTTCAAAACTGGAGTTTGAAGTGGAGGATAGTATTTACAAAATGCTCCGTAATGAATTTATCATAACTAACAacag cGCGATGTCACTTTTCTCTATCCCGAGCAATAAGCGGTTTGTCTATTATAACACAGATTCGGCAATGCGCAGAGATCCCTTGCTAAAGTCAATATCGCTCTTGcaaacatttttacaaaaatctaattttaaagAGGATGACGAAGATGATCTTGAAGATTTGAAACCATTCAGA TGTTTTGGAAAACCATTAATACAATGTAATACGGAATACAAGCAACAATCGGCCGCCGAAATCTTGCGTCGCAAGCGTAATTTTATGGATTTGCTGATGGATCACGTCAATGAAGCACTTGAAATGGGCTTCGATGACAGCTCAACTAAATTTAAGGGCAAGAATCACTTTGTA ATACTTCCATCTAAAGCGTGGTACGATACATTTAAAATGCTGCATaaaattttcatcgaaaatccAGATAATCCGAATTTTGAGGCCAACGATTTAGATTAT AAatcatatttggaaaatttcgaTAAATTAATGGACATAGATGATGA GTTCTTTAATGCTTGTTGTGATATCGGATTACAAAAGGCGTTTGCTATGTATAATAACCCCACATTGACACACTACAGCAACACAGTAcacaaaaaattg GTTGAGGAAGCTGTTACtctatatatgaaatatgctcGAGGCACGCGAACTGTTGTGAACGAAAATAAGCTTCGGGAAATGTGCGAGCGATGTTGGCGAAATGGTAAACAACAATGTGAAGTGCCCAGTTTGCGCGGTAATCCCTGTATACTGCCCAAACACATCGTTAAGGAACTCTCAGAGCATAGTAGTGCGCATGTATTCATCTCAACTTGTAATTGCGGTCGAACTCAAGGCAGGCGTGAAGATCCGTATACCATAAGACATGCAAATTATGAATTCTATGAATATATGGCAAATAATTGTAATCTTTGTGCTAAAGTGAAAAAGGTGCATTTTCCTGTTTTTGAACCTTCTATTAATGATTACag ggCGGCAGAATTCGAAATTGGTTTCCCCAAACTATCGATACAAGATTCAATAGATTTAGCTCAGCATCATGATTTACATTCTCCCAAATCCGTTGCCTCAGATGAGTGCTCTCAGCCACTTACTGCCTCACAGGGCACACATACCAATCTTAGTTTAGTTTCAACTGATGAACTGAATAAAATTGGTGTCGATGCTGATATGCCAAGCTCAGATGATTCGCTAAATGAATTGGTAATACAAGTGAAGgataaaaatgcacaaaaagcgGAAGAAAAAGAACGTAGTATTTTCAGGCAACCATCCACAACAGAATATTTGCCTGGTATGGTCCATACTGAGTCTCCCCCAGGTTTACTTCCGCGTTTTCCTAGCTGGTCTTTAGTTTGTGTTGGTCCAAGTTCGGTTTATAGTCATAACACCGGATTACTGGAGCACTTTCAAAGTGGATTTCTTTCGGGCGCCAATTTTTTGCTTCCATGGGATGTGCATGTGCGTCTCGAGCATTCTGCATCTTGGGCATACGAAAAAAGCCGGATTCGAAAAATGGGTGAAGTTCACATTTTGAAGATATTTGTTGGCTGTGAGTACGAATGCCCTCGTGGACATAGATTTATGATGAGTTCGGCAGATAAGATATTGCGTGGTGGTTCAG GCATATTACGGGACAGCGGAAGCAAAGTGGTTTATAATAATATGCCCTTATATTTTCCATGTCCTTGTCGATCACATAAAGCAGATGTCGCACAATTAATGCGCGTTCATGTGGTAACACCGAAGGCACCAGTGAATGTAATTCTAGACCCGAAG GTTCGAACCGGCGAACGAGAATATATATTCAGTATGGGTTTGCCAAATCAGCCAAAGCTTACTCAAAGCGCCTATTGGATTTTACGTCTTCCATATATATATCAAGGAGACGAAGGTCCAATAACACCTCCATGTGAAATAACAGCAACTAACGCTCTTAATTACGGTTGTCTACTAGCCGGTATGTTTGGAGTCAGTGAAACGGAATTAGATGACTGA